One genomic window of Deinococcus arcticus includes the following:
- a CDS encoding ABC transporter ATP-binding protein, with the protein MTHQGEVLLAVNGLKTYFNTDDGVVKSVDGVTFHIKKGETLAVVGESGSGKSVTSLSVMRLIPSPPGKIVEGEILFRGRDIVGLSEAEMRKIRGNDISMIFQEPMTSLNPVYTVGDQIAEAVMLHQGKNKKDAMGVATDMLRFVGIPAPEKRVNEYPHQMSGGMRQRVMIAMALSCKPALLIADEPTTALDVTIQAQILDLMRKLQKEVGMSILFITHNLGVVAEMADRVVVMYGGRVVEEGDVVEIFKAPRHPYTMGLLNSIPRPGEVNHVPGQPKGRLEAIPGNVPNPLSLPPGCAFEPRCKFAVPDCSKAVPPLEDTGGGHTTRCIRWREFAQAQEVTA; encoded by the coding sequence ATGACCCACCAGGGTGAAGTCCTGCTGGCCGTAAATGGCCTCAAGACGTACTTCAATACGGATGACGGCGTCGTCAAGAGCGTGGACGGCGTGACGTTCCACATTAAAAAGGGCGAGACCCTGGCGGTCGTGGGTGAATCGGGCTCGGGCAAGAGCGTGACCAGCCTGTCGGTGATGCGCCTGATTCCCAGCCCTCCGGGCAAGATCGTGGAGGGTGAGATTCTCTTCCGGGGCCGCGACATCGTGGGGCTCAGCGAAGCCGAGATGCGCAAGATTCGCGGCAACGACATCTCGATGATCTTCCAGGAACCCATGACCAGTCTCAACCCGGTGTACACGGTGGGCGACCAGATTGCCGAAGCCGTGATGCTGCACCAGGGCAAGAACAAGAAAGACGCCATGGGTGTGGCCACCGACATGCTGCGCTTTGTGGGCATTCCTGCGCCGGAAAAGCGCGTGAATGAATATCCCCACCAGATGTCAGGCGGGATGCGCCAGCGCGTGATGATCGCCATGGCGCTGTCCTGCAAGCCGGCCCTCCTGATTGCCGACGAGCCCACCACTGCGCTGGACGTGACCATTCAGGCCCAGATTCTGGACCTGATGCGCAAGCTGCAAAAGGAAGTGGGCATGAGCATTCTGTTCATCACCCACAACCTGGGCGTGGTGGCCGAGATGGCCGACCGCGTGGTGGTGATGTACGGCGGCCGTGTGGTGGAAGAGGGCGACGTGGTGGAGATCTTCAAGGCGCCGCGCCATCCCTATACCATGGGCCTGCTGAATTCCATTCCGCGCCCCGGCGAGGTCAACCATGTGCCCGGCCAGCCCAAGGGCCGCCTGGAAGCCATTCCTGGCAACGTGCCCAACCCGCTGAGCCTGCCGCCCGGCTGCGCCTTTGAGCCGCGCTGCAAGTTCGCCGTGCCCGACTGCTCCAAGGCCGTGCCACCGCTGGAAGATACGGGGGGCGGCCACACCACCCGCTGCATCCGCTGGCGTGAATTCGCCCAGGCCCAGGAAGTGACTGCATGA
- a CDS encoding ABC transporter permease yields MTVTVPTPTAKRKRAQGQSQFSVAWSQFRKNRLAQMGGGLLILLYLMALLAPFLAPAGLSTYSTSNITRFHPPTPVHFRDPETGAFGRPFVYKYGQKFNEETFVNEFGPTGEKCPLYWGVRGDSYRILGLFPGNIHLFGTGNPDCNVYLLGAEDLGRDLLSRTLYASQISLTIGLAAVVITTVIGLFMGAMAAYFGGIVDTVIMRFVEVLASIPTLFLLLMLRSVFPKDINPILALYVILGILAFIGWGGLARTTRGQLMSVREQDFVSAAKSLGASDNRIMIRHMLPTMTTYVIVTTSLAIPGYILLESGLSFLGIGAVEPYASWGSLLKLAQDGGLSSLNQRPWVLAPGFFIVFTVMCFQLLGDGLRDAFDPRKRS; encoded by the coding sequence GTGACCGTAACTGTTCCCACCCCCACTGCCAAACGTAAACGCGCCCAGGGGCAGTCTCAGTTCTCGGTGGCCTGGAGCCAGTTCCGCAAGAACCGGCTGGCGCAGATGGGCGGCGGCCTGCTGATCCTGCTGTACCTGATGGCGCTGCTGGCGCCGTTCCTGGCCCCCGCTGGCCTGTCCACCTATTCCACCAGCAACATCACGCGCTTTCATCCCCCCACGCCTGTCCATTTCCGTGACCCGGAGACGGGGGCCTTTGGTCGTCCCTTCGTCTACAAGTACGGCCAGAAGTTCAACGAAGAGACCTTCGTGAATGAATTCGGGCCCACGGGTGAGAAGTGCCCCCTGTACTGGGGGGTGCGCGGCGACAGCTACAGGATTCTGGGGCTGTTCCCCGGCAACATTCACCTGTTTGGCACCGGTAACCCCGACTGCAACGTGTATCTGCTGGGCGCCGAGGACCTGGGCCGCGACCTGCTGAGCCGCACCCTGTACGCCTCGCAGATCAGCCTGACCATCGGACTGGCGGCTGTGGTGATTACCACCGTGATCGGGCTGTTCATGGGCGCCATGGCGGCCTACTTCGGCGGCATCGTGGATACGGTGATTATGCGCTTCGTGGAAGTGCTGGCGTCTATTCCCACGCTGTTCCTGCTGCTGATGCTGCGCAGTGTGTTCCCCAAGGACATCAACCCGATTCTGGCGCTGTATGTGATTCTGGGGATTCTGGCGTTTATCGGCTGGGGCGGTCTGGCGCGCACCACGCGCGGGCAGCTCATGAGCGTCCGTGAGCAGGACTTCGTGTCGGCGGCCAAGAGCCTGGGTGCGAGCGACAACCGCATCATGATCCGCCACATGCTGCCCACCATGACCACTTACGTGATCGTGACCACCTCGCTGGCGATTCCGGGTTACATCCTGCTGGAATCGGGCCTGAGCTTCCTGGGGATTGGGGCAGTGGAGCCCTACGCTTCCTGGGGCAGCTTGCTGAAACTGGCGCAGGACGGCGGCCTGAGCAGCCTCAACCAGCGTCCCTGGGTGCTGGCACCGGGCTTTTTCATCGTGTTCACGGTGATGTGCTTCCAGCTGCTGGGTGACGGCCTGCGCGACGCCTTCGACCCCCGCAAGCGGTCGTAA
- a CDS encoding ABC transporter permease, translating to MIPFLLRRVVQSIPTLLMASVLIFFVLQLAPGDFLTPAKLNPNISPEQLAALERNFGLDRHPLEQYFLWMRNMVLNLDFGLSFSYQQPVWDVMTPRILNSLWLVLLNLAFFYAISIPLGVFGAVRQNSFGDKAVNVVLYFLLGFPNFFLALIVIFGLLELKRVTGIALPIGGMTSPGFEQMPGWRQVLDVLSHLLIPALVLAISDAAGLTRVIRGQMLEVMRADYIRTARAKGVSERTAIWKHTFRNAILPIVAGIGGLLPAAISGAGFLEVVFGYPGITPMLLDALNSQDIYLIAGFTVISTVLLIVGNALSDILLAVVDPRIKVG from the coding sequence ATGATTCCATTCCTGCTGCGCCGGGTGGTGCAGTCCATTCCCACCCTGCTGATGGCCAGTGTGCTGATCTTTTTTGTGCTGCAACTGGCTCCCGGCGACTTTCTGACGCCTGCCAAACTCAACCCCAACATCAGTCCCGAACAGCTGGCCGCACTGGAGCGCAACTTCGGCCTGGACCGCCACCCGCTGGAGCAGTATTTCCTGTGGATGCGCAACATGGTGCTGAACCTGGATTTCGGCCTGTCCTTCAGTTACCAGCAGCCGGTGTGGGATGTGATGACACCGCGCATCCTGAACTCACTGTGGCTGGTGCTGCTGAACCTGGCGTTCTTCTACGCCATTTCCATTCCCCTGGGCGTGTTCGGGGCGGTGCGTCAGAACTCGTTCGGCGACAAGGCAGTGAACGTGGTGCTGTACTTCCTGCTGGGCTTTCCCAACTTCTTCCTGGCCCTGATCGTGATTTTCGGGTTGCTGGAACTCAAGCGTGTGACTGGCATTGCCCTGCCTATTGGCGGCATGACCAGCCCGGGCTTCGAGCAGATGCCCGGCTGGCGGCAGGTGCTGGACGTGCTCTCGCACCTGCTGATTCCGGCGCTGGTGCTGGCCATCAGCGACGCCGCTGGCCTGACGCGTGTGATTCGCGGCCAGATGCTGGAAGTGATGCGCGCCGATTACATCCGCACGGCGCGCGCCAAGGGTGTTTCGGAGCGCACGGCCATCTGGAAACACACCTTCCGCAACGCCATTCTGCCGATCGTGGCGGGGATTGGTGGCCTGTTGCCAGCGGCCATCAGCGGCGCGGGCTTTCTGGAAGTGGTGTTCGGCTACCCGGGCATCACGCCCATGCTGCTGGACGCCCTGAACTCACAGGACATCTACCTGATTGCGGGCTTTACCGTGATCAGCACTGTGCTGCTGATTGTGGGCAATGCCCTGAGCGATATTCTCCTTGCGGTGGTTGACCCCCGCATCAAGGTCGGGTGA
- a CDS encoding ABC transporter substrate-binding protein, with the protein MKKILTLALALTVGAASAQSAFVWPAAWTAEQNTANKRGGELRLAQFSDFKTFNPFTSSEADSIPTRMGTGSGLFTQDPRNDELIPYMAAGAPVVSNNNKRFVIKIRQGMKFSDGQAITADDWITTWKIHTDDKVGSNSRDNFFLAGKPITIKKLDNYTLQFDFPQTSAKALVLMSYTPWPDHVFGKAYREGGAEAIKKMWSLATPASQIVTPGMWVLESYRAGERTVFKKNTFWGDWNKDSRGQELPYLSNMSVRIFADANAQLAAFLAGQVDTVPMRNADDLAQVKRAIDNGSLKAFLKANVSPQATSQWITFNWNKSGDPAKQKLFRDVRFRRAMSHIANREAMVQLALGGLGTPTYFSTYPIFRQQIEAGLSAGAPQYKYNLAEATRLLAQMGYTKKNAQGFLTDKSGKVLEFNLSTNAGNTVREQLGRIFADEAKKVGVKVNFTPIDFNTLVGQLTSKGENRPFDAILLGLSGGDNIWSFGQNVVPCGTNLHTYNNPTNGRCATSQEQLMTKLYYQGDAELNDARRRAIGGQLMKTEAELQPVIYLVGANFHVAFNERLGGEFPANLMDAYYGQRFQALTFIK; encoded by the coding sequence ATGAAGAAGATCCTGACCCTTGCTCTTGCCCTGACCGTTGGCGCTGCCAGCGCCCAGAGCGCGTTTGTGTGGCCCGCTGCCTGGACGGCCGAGCAGAACACCGCCAACAAGCGCGGCGGCGAACTGCGCCTGGCCCAGTTCTCGGATTTCAAGACGTTCAACCCCTTCACCTCCTCGGAAGCGGACAGCATCCCCACCCGTATGGGCACGGGCAGCGGCCTGTTTACCCAGGACCCCCGCAACGACGAACTGATTCCCTACATGGCGGCGGGCGCCCCTGTGGTGAGCAACAACAACAAGCGGTTCGTGATCAAGATTCGCCAGGGCATGAAGTTCAGCGACGGCCAGGCCATCACCGCCGATGACTGGATCACCACCTGGAAGATCCACACCGACGACAAGGTGGGCTCGAACAGCCGAGACAACTTCTTCCTGGCGGGCAAGCCCATCACCATCAAGAAGCTGGACAACTACACCCTGCAGTTCGACTTCCCCCAGACCAGCGCCAAGGCCCTGGTGCTGATGTCCTACACCCCCTGGCCTGACCACGTGTTTGGTAAGGCGTACCGCGAAGGCGGCGCCGAGGCCATCAAGAAGATGTGGAGCCTCGCTACCCCCGCCAGCCAGATCGTGACCCCCGGTATGTGGGTGCTGGAGTCCTACCGCGCCGGCGAACGCACCGTGTTCAAGAAGAACACCTTCTGGGGCGACTGGAACAAGGACAGCCGTGGCCAGGAGCTGCCCTACCTGAGCAACATGTCCGTGCGCATCTTCGCGGACGCCAACGCCCAGCTGGCCGCCTTCCTGGCCGGTCAGGTGGACACCGTGCCCATGCGCAACGCTGACGACCTGGCTCAGGTCAAGCGGGCCATTGACAACGGCAGCCTCAAGGCGTTCCTGAAGGCCAACGTGAGCCCCCAGGCCACCAGCCAGTGGATCACCTTCAACTGGAACAAGTCCGGCGACCCCGCCAAGCAGAAGCTCTTCCGTGACGTGCGCTTCCGCCGCGCCATGAGCCACATTGCCAACCGCGAAGCCATGGTGCAGCTGGCACTGGGCGGCCTGGGCACCCCCACCTACTTCAGCACCTACCCCATCTTCAGGCAGCAGATTGAAGCGGGTCTGTCGGCGGGCGCGCCCCAGTACAAGTACAACCTTGCCGAAGCCACCCGCCTGCTGGCCCAGATGGGCTACACCAAGAAGAACGCCCAGGGCTTCCTGACCGACAAGAGCGGCAAGGTGCTGGAGTTCAACCTGAGCACGAACGCCGGCAACACCGTGCGTGAGCAGCTCGGCCGCATCTTTGCCGACGAGGCCAAGAAGGTCGGTGTTAAGGTCAACTTCACGCCCATCGACTTCAACACGCTGGTGGGCCAGCTGACCTCCAAGGGCGAGAACCGTCCCTTCGACGCGATCCTGCTGGGGCTGTCGGGCGGCGACAACATCTGGAGCTTCGGCCAGAACGTGGTGCCCTGCGGCACCAACCTGCACACCTACAACAACCCCACCAACGGCCGCTGCGCGACCAGCCAGGAACAGCTGATGACCAAGCTGTACTACCAGGGCGACGCTGAGCTGAACGACGCCCGCCGCCGCGCCATCGGTGGCCAGCTGATGAAGACGGAAGCCGAGCTGCAGCCGGTGATCTACCTGGTGGGCGCGAACTTCCACGTGGCCTTCAACGAGCGCCTGGGCGGCGAATTCCCCGCCAACCTGATGGACGCTTACTACGGCCAGCGCTTCCAGGCCCTGACCTTCATCAAGTAA
- the secG gene encoding preprotein translocase subunit SecG: protein MILNLFIVLFALVCMALVFFVLLQVPKQAGLSASMASGGSLLGGRGVEGGLIRITSVLGGFFMLLALLISVVSR from the coding sequence ATGATCCTGAACCTGTTTATCGTGTTGTTTGCGCTGGTGTGTATGGCGCTGGTGTTTTTCGTGCTGCTGCAGGTGCCCAAGCAGGCGGGGCTGTCGGCCAGCATGGCGTCTGGCGGTTCACTGCTGGGCGGCCGTGGGGTCGAGGGCGGCCTGATTCGCATTACCAGTGTGCTGGGCGGCTTTTTTATGCTGCTCGCGCTGCTGATCAGCGTCGTGTCGCGCTGA